From Novipirellula artificiosorum, a single genomic window includes:
- a CDS encoding PVC-type heme-binding CxxCH protein — MNHGFLAMRKKYLTLLLFTCLLSSGLTAHSAKADEPFRFEPNDVVAIYGNGLADRMQHDPWVETVLQSQLKGMNVSFRNMSFSGDMVNKRPRNKGFTNDAEYLQHVGPDVVFSFYGYNESFAGPDGVDAYRAELVKLVQRYRELRQEKNKELRFVLFSPIAYQNTGDQNLPDGAQLNANLAAYSEATRQAAAETGTTFVDLFSPTLQLFESSSERFTINGIHLNANGYQRLAGIMSQALFGQAPSDATSPDEDQLARLYAAVKDKNWHWHNRYRATDGNDIWGSRSGLTFVGGQSNADVLKHELVILDVMTANRDKAIWAAAEGKEYLVDDSNVPPPIKVISNVGGGSKSSNAEKEGSVEYMSPEESIAQMIVPDGYELNVFASEVQFPDLANPVQLQVDAKGRLWAASWNTYPKWEPGKEMNDSLMIFEDTDKDGKADTRKIFSHVHNPLGFEFWGGGVLVTSGPDLLFLKDTDGDDKADVRYPILQGLGTADTHHAANNLVYGPDGGIYWQSGIFLVHNHETPWKQNLNVGESGMYRFDPRTFAITPHAANSPNPHGTSFDYWGYCYANDGTGGRSYQVRPEGKGFKMHTLLTKEFRPVAANAVLSSQHFPEALQDDFLICNTIGFLGVKQYDLDREGNGEDREFGHVWGTPGLELINSEDRNFRPTDAVIGEDGALYVADWHNAIIGHMQHNIRDPNRDHAHGRIVRLTVKGRPLQEPVKIHGQPIAALLENLKHPVNGVRHRTRVELSAHDSDAVIAATQRWMKDFDPNDEIEAHHLLEALWLHQQHGVRNEELLNVLLRSDVKHAVVAAETVKHFWYNVDAKGASEFATPAEVEFVKFDPPKHLSRDDKKVYKLGAEVYQRESHCATCHLAHGKGSANVYPPLAGSPWVNGSEERLIKMTLHGLWGKMTVNGKTYDPARGVPPMTAFRSLLNDEELAAVLTFVRNTWGNQSSPIRPASVKQVREQTIDRSTFWKPEDLLAEHPLEEAYAASDAATETEDFSNEALELELLNTSSAELANAAMERGNTGRGKKLFYESAAACFACHDPPQGAARLGPDLAMIKTKLTAEELVDSILRPSKLINQDYAQVSVLTVDGKVKTGIRVSETEDEMVLQNLAEPEPVTIMQEDIEDLVESKVSLMPENLTRQLKSRGEFDDLMKYIIEIRKR, encoded by the coding sequence ATGAATCACGGCTTCCTTGCAATGCGAAAGAAATACCTGACTCTACTGTTGTTCACTTGCCTTTTGTCGTCAGGCTTGACGGCCCATTCGGCCAAAGCTGACGAACCCTTTCGCTTTGAGCCGAATGATGTCGTCGCCATTTATGGCAATGGTCTTGCCGACCGCATGCAACATGACCCTTGGGTCGAAACCGTTCTGCAGAGCCAGTTGAAGGGCATGAACGTTAGTTTCCGGAACATGAGCTTTTCAGGAGACATGGTGAACAAGAGACCTCGCAACAAGGGTTTCACGAACGATGCAGAGTACCTACAACACGTCGGGCCGGATGTTGTGTTCTCGTTTTACGGGTACAACGAGTCTTTTGCAGGACCCGATGGCGTGGATGCCTATCGCGCTGAATTGGTGAAGTTGGTTCAGCGTTATCGCGAGCTGCGGCAAGAAAAGAACAAGGAGCTTCGGTTTGTCCTGTTCAGTCCCATCGCCTATCAAAACACTGGCGATCAGAATCTACCGGATGGGGCACAACTGAACGCGAACCTGGCGGCCTATAGCGAAGCCACGCGACAGGCCGCAGCGGAAACGGGCACCACGTTTGTCGACCTTTTCTCGCCAACCCTTCAGCTCTTCGAATCCAGTTCCGAACGATTCACCATTAACGGTATTCACCTCAATGCGAACGGGTACCAAAGACTCGCGGGGATCATGTCGCAGGCATTGTTTGGCCAGGCTCCATCCGATGCAACATCACCCGACGAAGACCAACTTGCCCGCCTCTACGCTGCGGTCAAAGACAAAAATTGGCACTGGCACAATCGCTATCGTGCGACCGACGGCAACGATATTTGGGGTAGCCGATCTGGGTTGACCTTCGTTGGCGGCCAAAGCAATGCCGATGTCCTCAAGCACGAACTGGTCATACTCGACGTGATGACCGCCAATCGTGACAAGGCGATTTGGGCTGCTGCCGAGGGGAAGGAATATCTTGTCGACGATAGCAATGTCCCACCGCCCATCAAGGTGATTTCAAACGTGGGCGGGGGCAGCAAGAGCTCGAATGCCGAGAAGGAGGGCAGCGTCGAGTACATGAGTCCCGAGGAATCGATTGCGCAGATGATTGTTCCCGATGGCTATGAATTGAATGTCTTCGCATCGGAAGTGCAGTTTCCTGACCTGGCCAATCCCGTACAGCTGCAAGTCGATGCCAAAGGTCGGCTCTGGGCGGCAAGCTGGAACACGTATCCCAAATGGGAACCCGGTAAGGAAATGAACGACAGCCTGATGATCTTCGAGGACACCGACAAGGACGGCAAAGCGGATACTCGCAAGATCTTTTCTCACGTCCACAACCCGCTAGGATTTGAATTTTGGGGTGGTGGTGTTCTCGTCACCTCGGGGCCCGACCTCTTATTCTTGAAGGATACCGATGGAGACGACAAAGCGGATGTTCGTTACCCCATTCTGCAAGGACTTGGAACAGCCGATACGCACCACGCTGCGAATAATCTCGTCTACGGCCCCGATGGTGGGATCTATTGGCAAAGCGGCATTTTTCTGGTGCATAACCACGAAACACCATGGAAACAGAACCTCAATGTGGGTGAATCGGGGATGTACCGTTTTGATCCTCGCACCTTTGCCATCACGCCGCACGCGGCCAACTCGCCAAATCCTCATGGCACCAGCTTTGACTACTGGGGATATTGCTATGCCAACGATGGGACGGGCGGCCGATCGTATCAAGTACGTCCTGAAGGCAAGGGATTTAAGATGCACACCCTTTTGACCAAGGAATTCCGTCCCGTAGCGGCGAATGCGGTTTTGTCGTCGCAGCACTTCCCGGAAGCGTTACAGGACGACTTCCTGATTTGCAACACGATCGGATTCCTGGGCGTCAAACAGTATGATCTTGATCGCGAAGGGAATGGCGAGGACAGAGAGTTCGGACACGTCTGGGGAACTCCTGGCCTTGAATTGATCAACAGCGAAGATCGCAACTTCCGTCCAACCGATGCAGTCATCGGCGAAGACGGGGCCTTGTATGTTGCCGACTGGCACAACGCGATCATTGGCCACATGCAGCACAACATTCGTGACCCCAACCGCGACCATGCGCACGGTCGCATCGTCCGCTTGACCGTGAAAGGACGACCGCTGCAAGAGCCCGTCAAGATCCATGGACAGCCCATTGCGGCGCTGTTGGAAAACCTCAAGCACCCGGTCAACGGTGTTCGCCACCGGACCCGAGTCGAGCTAAGCGCTCACGACTCGGACGCCGTGATTGCTGCGACTCAGCGGTGGATGAAGGACTTTGATCCCAATGATGAAATCGAGGCCCATCATCTTCTTGAAGCGTTGTGGCTGCACCAGCAGCATGGCGTTCGTAACGAAGAACTGTTGAATGTGCTCTTGCGTTCGGACGTCAAACACGCAGTCGTTGCTGCGGAGACGGTCAAGCATTTTTGGTACAACGTGGATGCAAAAGGAGCCAGCGAATTTGCGACCCCAGCCGAAGTGGAATTCGTAAAATTTGATCCTCCGAAGCACCTCAGTCGTGATGACAAAAAGGTGTACAAGCTCGGTGCCGAGGTTTACCAACGAGAATCGCACTGCGCGACCTGCCATTTGGCACACGGCAAAGGAAGCGCAAACGTCTATCCCCCGCTTGCGGGTAGTCCCTGGGTAAACGGCAGCGAAGAGCGGCTGATCAAGATGACCTTGCACGGTCTGTGGGGAAAAATGACGGTCAATGGAAAAACCTACGACCCGGCACGGGGCGTTCCACCCATGACCGCCTTTCGCTCCTTGCTAAACGACGAAGAACTGGCAGCGGTGCTGACGTTTGTGCGCAATACTTGGGGCAATCAGTCATCGCCCATCCGTCCTGCTAGCGTCAAGCAAGTTCGCGAGCAGACGATCGACCGATCGACATTTTGGAAACCAGAGGACCTGCTGGCAGAGCACCCTTTGGAAGAGGCCTATGCAGCAAGCGATGCTGCGACGGAAACGGAAGACTTTTCCAACGAAGCCTTGGAGCTGGAACTGCTGAATACATCGTCGGCCGAATTGGCGAACGCTGCAATGGAGCGAGGAAATACGGGGCGAGGCAAGAAGCTCTTCTACGAATCGGCCGCAGCTTGCTTCGCATGTCACGATCCTCCGCAGGGTGCAGCTCGACTTGGGCCCGACTTGGCAATGATCAAGACCAAGCTGACGGCCGAGGAACTGGTCGATTCCATCCTGCGTCCTTCAAAACTCATCAATCAAGACTACGCTCAAGTCAGCGTGCTAACCGTCGATGGCAAGGTCAAAACGGGCATTCGAGTTTCGGAAACCGAGGACGAAATGGTCTTGCAAAATCTGGCCGAACCTGAACCGGTAACGATCATGCAGGAGGACATTGAAGACTTGGTCGAGTCGAAGGTTTCCTTGATGCCAGAGAATTTGACCCGGCAATTGAAGAGCCGCGGGGAGTTCGACGACCTGATGAAGTACATCATCGAAATCAGAAAGCGTTAA